In Natronomonas salsuginis, the genomic window GACAATGAAACCATTTCTCGCTGAACTTGTCGGTAATTTTGGGATGTTGCTTGGGATCACCTATGTCGGTGGAATCGTACTAGGTTATGGGATAATAGCGTTGTATGTCGCAGTCATTGCATATGGTGTGGGTCGGTTGGTTCTAGTCTTGTTTTGGTATAGACAAGAAATATGGATAACTGACGCATTTACTCGGATGGAATCTAGAGATAGCGTTCAGTGAAGTATTACAGGCCGATGACCAATTGGGATTCTTACCGACGTAAACTTCATCGAAAAATAAACATAAGTATAGTGGACAGCTCGAGACGATGACCCCGTCGTTCTCTTGCGGCGGGATCGTCTCCGTCGCCAGTAATCCTTTCTCAAGCTGAAACTCACCGGACGAACGGTCCGAGAAGCCCCTCTGACATAATGTGTCGAAATGAGCGAGATTAGTACAACAAGTGTCGCGTGATCTCGAATTAAGAGTATATAGACTACAAATACTATAACTTGTTGCCACCGAATATTTATATATTACATTCACGACGAGTTATCTGAGTATGGTATGCATCTCAAACGCCAGATTAGTATTTGAATATCTATTAAATTCCAGTAATAATTTAGAAAATGAACAATGACTGAATCGAGTGATGCCCACAAAAAGCCGCACGTCCATATCGTTGCAACCGGAGGAACGATTGCAAACGTTGGTGGAGAGTATGATAGTCCTGAAAATTTCCTTACTGCGGATGATCTGATAGAAGAGCTTCCAAAGCTCGAGGAGGTAGCAAACATAACCTCGACAGGTATCTCACGGTTAGGGAGTTCACACTTAATCCCAGACGTCTGGTACGATGTCTACGAAGAGATTATGCTGCATGCAGAGAGCGATGATCCGCCAGACGGATTCGTCATTACTCATGGCTCCAATACATCAGAAGAAACAGCATACTTTCTGAATTTAGCACTCGATACGGACCTGCCAGTTGTTGTTACAGCTGCCCAGCGGGGCATCGGCAAAGTCGGCCACGATGGCTTTAAAAATCTTTTTGACGCAGTTCGAACCGCAGCTTCGCCTGAATCGGTCGGGCGGGGCGCGTTACTCGTTGCTAATGATGAAATACATCATTCACGTGATGTCTCCAAACTAGCGAGCAACCGTCCAGATGCATGGGAATCATCTAACTTTGGAAAAGTTGGTATAGCAAGTCCGAATCAGCCGATCAGGTTCTATCGGTCGACTGCTCGAAAAAGCGGTACTGACACAGTGTTCAGTCTCAGCGAGACTCCCCTAGAAGAGTTTCCGCTTACGGACATCCACATCGTGTATTCAGCATTAGGTGAAGATAATACAGTCGTTGATGCTATTGCTGACGATGCAGCGGGAATCGTTGTCGCAGGATTCATGACGGGGGGTGCCGCATCGCGACCCGAAGGACCATCACAGTCGGAAGCACTCGAACGAGCTGCAAAAAAAGAGATACCGATTGTTATGTGTACTCGTGGCAGCTACGGCTGTATTGAACCAAAAGGCCAGGACCTACCGGGGGGGTATGGAATCGGTGGTGATACGCTGCGTCCTCAGAAAGCACGTATTCTGCTAGCATTAGGACTGACAAAAACGTCAGATCCAGAAGAGCTCAAAGACTTCTTCGAAACGTACTAGTTGACTTCTTTTTCTGCGTTCACGCGG contains:
- a CDS encoding asparaginase; the encoded protein is MTESSDAHKKPHVHIVATGGTIANVGGEYDSPENFLTADDLIEELPKLEEVANITSTGISRLGSSHLIPDVWYDVYEEIMLHAESDDPPDGFVITHGSNTSEETAYFLNLALDTDLPVVVTAAQRGIGKVGHDGFKNLFDAVRTAASPESVGRGALLVANDEIHHSRDVSKLASNRPDAWESSNFGKVGIASPNQPIRFYRSTARKSGTDTVFSLSETPLEEFPLTDIHIVYSALGEDNTVVDAIADDAAGIVVAGFMTGGAASRPEGPSQSEALERAAKKEIPIVMCTRGSYGCIEPKGQDLPGGYGIGGDTLRPQKARILLALGLTKTSDPEELKDFFETY